In Halomonas alkalicola, the following proteins share a genomic window:
- a CDS encoding creatininase family protein, with protein sequence MRLQHATWQEVEAYLERARGIILPIGSTEQHGPNGPMGTDALCPETIAWTLGERHGVLVGPTQAIGVAQHHLAFPGSLTLRPSTLVAVLRDTIESLAHHGFTHVFFLNGHGGNIATVNAAFAEVLGERSLRREVAGELQLQLFNWFAGRRGRELAESLYGDAEGSHATASEVSLAWHAAPPPQTVRDVAMSPRLAPAGSAQCDAHTFRRRFPDGRMGSDPSLASPEHGERFLEAGVEDAWEAYQAFVASR encoded by the coding sequence ATGCGACTGCAGCACGCCACCTGGCAGGAGGTGGAAGCCTATCTGGAGCGCGCCAGGGGCATCATCCTGCCCATCGGCTCCACCGAGCAGCACGGCCCCAACGGCCCGATGGGCACCGACGCCCTCTGCCCCGAGACGATCGCCTGGACCCTGGGCGAGCGTCACGGGGTGCTGGTCGGCCCGACCCAGGCGATCGGCGTGGCGCAGCACCATCTGGCCTTTCCCGGCAGCCTGACCCTGAGGCCGAGCACCCTGGTCGCGGTGCTGCGCGACACCATCGAGTCGCTGGCGCACCACGGCTTTACCCACGTCTTCTTCCTTAACGGCCACGGCGGCAATATCGCCACCGTCAACGCGGCCTTCGCCGAGGTGCTCGGCGAGCGCAGCCTGCGGCGCGAAGTGGCCGGCGAGCTGCAGCTGCAGCTGTTCAACTGGTTCGCCGGTCGCCGCGGCCGCGAGCTGGCCGAGTCGCTCTACGGTGATGCCGAGGGCAGCCACGCCACCGCCTCCGAGGTGTCGCTGGCCTGGCATGCCGCCCCCCCCCCCCAGACGGTACGCGATGTGGCCATGTCGCCGCGCCTGGCGCCGGCCGGCAGCGCCCAGTGCGACGCCCACACCTTCCGCCGGCGCTTTCCCGACGGACGCATGGGCTCCGACCCTTCCCTGGCCAGCCCCGAGCACGGCGAACGCTTCCTCGAGGCGGGCGTCGAGGATGCCTGGGAGGCTTACCAGGCGTTCGTCGCCAGCCGCTGA
- a CDS encoding DUF4399 domain-containing protein, translated as MNKRTYSQALALALGVAGSALLAAPAMAELERISAAEGAEVYFIAPEDGATLSGPVTVRMGLTGMGVAPAGADFPDTGHHHLLVNMPLEEVDLGAPLPFTDHTRHFGGGQTEGRLELEPGEYTLQLLFMDYRHVSFDPPLVSDVITITVE; from the coding sequence ATGAACAAGCGGACCTATTCCCAGGCCCTGGCCCTGGCGCTGGGAGTGGCCGGCAGCGCGCTGCTGGCGGCGCCGGCCATGGCGGAACTGGAGCGCATCTCGGCCGCCGAGGGCGCCGAGGTCTACTTCATTGCGCCGGAGGATGGCGCCACCCTGTCGGGCCCGGTGACCGTACGCATGGGCCTCACCGGCATGGGGGTGGCGCCGGCGGGTGCCGACTTCCCCGACACCGGCCATCACCACCTGCTGGTGAACATGCCGCTGGAGGAGGTGGACCTGGGCGCGCCGCTGCCCTTCACCGACCACACGCGCCACTTCGGCGGCGGCCAGACCGAGGGCCGCCTGGAGCTCGAGCCGGGGGAGTACACCCTCCAGCTGCTGTTCATGGACTACCGCCACGTCAGCTTCGACCCGCCG
- the ftsH gene encoding ATP-dependent zinc metalloprotease FtsH, translating into MAEPRSPTPRPAPSAPEPSGSGGRDGGGGNAPSGLPRQQWLLFVWMAVALLLMFHYLDGADRQARVELTYSDFLEAVDAGHVDEVTLRGQALEGVFSDSGRLDLDLGETRAFTTTRPDVESERLLERLEAQQVRIAARPAEPEAWQRLLMGVVPWLLMLALLFWFWNRMQERMTGGSGTFGMGRSRARLVEPQQSKVRLADVAGSENAKRDIFEVIEFLREPERFQALGARMPRGILMMGPPGTGKTLMAKAVAGEAGVPFFSISGSEFIEMFVGVGASRVRDLFRQAKEKAPSVVFIDEIDSIGRTRGTGVGGGHDEREQTLNQILAELDGFEGHEAVVVLAATNRPDVLDPALLRPGRFDRKVTLENPHRQAREAILRVHTRRMPLADDVDLARLAEITIGFSGADLANLANEAALLAGRHGRADLDWACFLDARDRLMLGEEREMGLSEAQRRLVAYHEAGHALLAHLLPQADRLEKVTVLPRGRTPGVTAQVPDEERVNYNESYLHDRLTVMFGGRLAESIVFGEVSSGAENDLEQATRLARRMVARWGMSERVGPMALSQGQEHAFLGREMTQLREHSEASAGLLDEEIRRLLGEMEARGRRLLEQHRAELDRLAAALEARETLEGEEIREVLEGGASRLPVRA; encoded by the coding sequence ATGGCTGAGCCCCGGTCACCCACCCCGCGTCCCGCCCCCTCTGCCCCGGAGCCGTCCGGATCGGGAGGGCGCGATGGCGGTGGTGGCAACGCCCCCAGCGGGCTGCCCCGGCAGCAGTGGCTGCTGTTCGTCTGGATGGCGGTGGCCCTCCTGCTGATGTTTCACTACCTGGACGGCGCCGACCGCCAGGCCCGGGTGGAGCTGACCTACTCCGACTTCCTCGAGGCGGTGGACGCCGGCCACGTGGATGAGGTGACGCTGCGCGGCCAGGCCCTGGAGGGCGTCTTCAGCGACTCCGGCCGCCTCGACCTGGACCTGGGCGAGACCCGGGCCTTCACCACCACCCGCCCGGACGTGGAGAGCGAGCGCCTGCTGGAGCGCCTCGAGGCGCAGCAGGTGCGCATCGCCGCGCGCCCGGCGGAGCCCGAGGCGTGGCAGCGCCTGCTGATGGGGGTGGTGCCCTGGCTGCTGATGCTGGCGCTGCTGTTCTGGTTCTGGAACCGCATGCAGGAGCGCATGACCGGCGGCAGCGGCACCTTCGGCATGGGCCGATCCCGGGCGCGCCTGGTGGAGCCCCAGCAGAGCAAGGTGCGGCTGGCCGACGTGGCGGGCTCCGAGAACGCCAAGCGCGATATCTTCGAGGTGATCGAGTTCCTCCGGGAGCCCGAGCGCTTCCAGGCCCTGGGGGCGCGAATGCCCCGCGGCATCCTGATGATGGGCCCGCCCGGCACCGGCAAGACGCTGATGGCCAAGGCGGTAGCGGGCGAGGCCGGGGTGCCCTTCTTCAGCATCAGCGGCTCCGAGTTCATCGAGATGTTCGTAGGGGTGGGGGCCTCCCGGGTCCGCGACCTCTTCCGCCAGGCCAAGGAGAAGGCCCCCTCCGTGGTCTTCATCGACGAGATCGACTCCATCGGCCGCACCCGGGGGACCGGGGTGGGCGGCGGCCACGACGAGCGCGAGCAGACCCTCAACCAGATACTCGCCGAGCTGGACGGCTTCGAGGGGCATGAGGCGGTGGTGGTGCTCGCCGCCACCAACCGCCCCGACGTGCTCGACCCGGCGCTGCTGCGCCCCGGCCGCTTCGACCGCAAGGTGACCCTGGAGAACCCCCATCGCCAGGCCCGGGAGGCGATCCTCAGGGTCCACACCCGGCGCATGCCCCTGGCCGATGACGTGGATCTGGCGCGGCTGGCCGAGATCACCATCGGCTTCTCCGGGGCGGATCTCGCCAACCTGGCCAACGAGGCCGCCCTGCTGGCCGGGCGGCACGGCCGGGCCGACCTGGACTGGGCCTGCTTCCTGGACGCCCGGGATCGGCTGATGCTGGGGGAGGAGCGCGAGATGGGGCTCTCCGAGGCCCAGCGTCGCCTGGTGGCCTACCACGAGGCGGGGCATGCGCTGCTCGCCCACCTGCTGCCCCAGGCCGACCGCCTGGAGAAGGTGACGGTGCTGCCCCGGGGGCGCACCCCGGGCGTCACCGCCCAGGTGCCCGACGAGGAGCGCGTCAACTACAACGAGTCCTACCTGCACGATCGCCTGACGGTGATGTTCGGCGGTCGGCTGGCCGAGTCGATCGTGTTCGGCGAGGTGAGCAGCGGGGCGGAGAACGACCTGGAGCAGGCGACCCGCCTGGCGCGGCGCATGGTGGCGCGCTGGGGCATGAGCGAGCGGGTGGGCCCCATGGCGCTCTCCCAGGGGCAGGAGCACGCCTTCCTGGGGCGCGAGATGACCCAGCTGCGCGAGCACAGCGAGGCCTCCGCGGGCCTGCTGGACGAGGAGATCCGGCGCCTGCTCGGCGAGATGGAGGCTCGCGGACGCCGGCTGCTGGAGCAGCACCGCGCCGAGCTGGACCGTCTGGCCGCCGCGCTGGAGGCGCGTGAGACCCTGGAGGGGGAGGAGATTCGCGAGGTACTGGAAGGCGGCGCCTCACGGCTGCCGGTGCGGGCCTGA
- the dbpA gene encoding ATP-dependent RNA helicase DbpA — protein MSDSSPDAAFASLPLAPELLDNLASLGFAAMTPIQAESLPPILAGRDVIARAKTGSGKTAAFGLGLLSRLALSSFAVQGLVLCPTRELADQVAGELRRLARTLPNVKVLTLCGGAPFGPQLASLAHGALIVVGTPGRIEEHLRKGSLVLDGLATLVLDEADRMLDMGFQASLEAIVAETPASRQTLLFSATFSDAVRPVAAALMRDPVTVEVAETHDAGSIHERVYRVADGDEARLEALCRLLLHFRPASSVVFCNTKRETDEVAQALEAAGFSALALHGDLEQADRDRLLVLFANRSASILVATDVAARGLDIAELDAVFNYHIARDLEVHVHRVGRTGRAGSAGIACTLVGEGEDYRLARLADFLGEPLEEAPLPPRSVLSREPLGPPMATLQLGSGKKQKVRPGDILGALTGEAGLAGDQVGKIKVLANSAFVAVRREVADEALERLVNGRIKGRSVRARRVGR, from the coding sequence TTGTCTGATTCCTCCCCCGACGCCGCCTTCGCCTCGCTGCCGCTGGCGCCGGAGCTGCTCGATAACCTCGCCTCCCTGGGCTTCGCCGCCATGACGCCGATCCAGGCCGAGAGTCTGCCGCCGATCCTGGCCGGTCGCGATGTGATCGCCCGGGCGAAGACCGGCTCCGGCAAGACCGCGGCCTTCGGCCTGGGGCTGCTCTCGCGGCTTGCGCTTTCAAGCTTCGCGGTGCAGGGGCTCGTCCTCTGCCCGACCCGGGAGCTGGCCGACCAGGTGGCCGGCGAGCTGCGCCGGCTGGCGCGCACCCTGCCCAACGTCAAGGTGCTGACCCTGTGCGGGGGGGCCCCCTTCGGCCCGCAGCTCGCCTCCCTGGCCCATGGCGCGCTTATTGTGGTGGGCACCCCAGGCCGGATCGAGGAGCACCTGCGCAAGGGCTCGCTCGTCCTGGACGGGCTTGCGACCCTGGTGCTGGACGAGGCCGATCGCATGCTCGACATGGGCTTCCAGGCGAGCCTCGAGGCGATCGTCGCCGAGACCCCGGCGTCGCGCCAGACGCTGCTGTTCAGCGCCACCTTCTCCGACGCCGTGCGCCCCGTGGCCGCGGCGCTGATGCGCGACCCGGTCACCGTGGAGGTGGCCGAAACCCACGATGCCGGCAGCATCCATGAGCGGGTCTACCGGGTCGCCGACGGCGACGAGGCGCGCCTGGAGGCGCTGTGCCGGCTGCTGCTGCACTTCCGCCCGGCCTCGAGCGTGGTGTTCTGCAACACCAAGCGCGAGACCGACGAGGTGGCCCAGGCGCTGGAGGCGGCGGGCTTCAGCGCCCTGGCGCTGCACGGCGACCTGGAGCAGGCCGACCGCGACCGGCTGCTGGTGCTGTTCGCCAACCGCAGCGCCTCCATCCTGGTGGCCACCGACGTGGCGGCCCGCGGGCTGGACATCGCCGAGCTGGATGCGGTGTTCAACTACCACATCGCCCGGGATCTCGAGGTGCATGTGCACCGGGTCGGGCGCACCGGCCGGGCCGGCAGCGCCGGCATCGCCTGCACCCTGGTCGGCGAGGGCGAGGATTACCGGCTGGCGCGGCTGGCCGACTTCCTCGGCGAGCCCCTCGAGGAAGCCCCGCTGCCGCCCCGCTCGGTGCTCTCTCGCGAGCCGCTGGGACCGCCCATGGCGACCCTGCAGCTGGGGTCCGGCAAGAAGCAGAAGGTGCGCCCCGGCGACATCCTCGGCGCCCTGACCGGCGAGGCGGGGCTGGCCGGCGACCAGGTGGGCAAGATCAAGGTGCTGGCCAACAGCGCCTTTGTTGCCGTGCGGCGCGAGGTGGCCGACGAGGCCCTGGAGCGCCTGGTCAACGGCAGAATCAAGGGGCGCAGCGTTCGCGCCCGGCGGGTCGGCCGGTGA
- a CDS encoding patatin-like phospholipase family protein, whose amino-acid sequence MRQSTTRALPRALHLLLAAALAHCLLFAQAGAAQRPTLGLALGSGGANGLAHIAVLQVFDELEIVPDRIAGTSIGAVIGGLYAAGLSADQIQDIFDDVAGSPLDALSGLAGSELDLADLLQLGLSDGGLFDSGGFLRYLAAHTEARTFDDLAIPLSVVATDYWSGDSVVIEAGRLFPAIEASMAVPGLFSPVRRGEQLLIDGGTSNPLPFELLMDEMDLVIAVDVSGARHPDSDPEPGITDLLFKTFSIMQQSLIRQALAHRRPHLYLKPEAVGVRLLHFNRIHEILAQAEPVADDLRDQLTIWLAIQADAAMP is encoded by the coding sequence GTGCGACAATCGACCACCCGCGCCCTTCCTCGTGCCCTTCACCTCCTGCTGGCCGCCGCGCTGGCCCACTGCCTGCTCTTCGCCCAGGCCGGCGCCGCCCAGCGCCCTACCCTGGGCCTGGCACTGGGCTCCGGCGGCGCCAACGGCCTGGCCCATATCGCCGTGCTGCAGGTCTTCGACGAGCTGGAGATCGTCCCCGACCGCATCGCCGGCACCAGCATCGGCGCGGTGATCGGCGGGCTCTATGCGGCGGGGCTCTCCGCCGACCAGATCCAGGATATCTTCGACGACGTGGCGGGCTCGCCCCTGGACGCCCTCTCGGGGCTCGCCGGCTCGGAGCTGGACCTGGCGGACCTACTGCAGCTCGGCCTGAGCGACGGCGGCCTGTTCGACTCCGGGGGGTTCCTGCGCTATCTGGCTGCCCACACCGAGGCGCGCACCTTCGATGACCTGGCGATCCCGCTCTCGGTGGTGGCCACCGACTACTGGAGCGGCGACAGCGTGGTGATCGAGGCGGGCCGGCTGTTTCCCGCCATCGAGGCGAGCATGGCGGTGCCGGGGCTGTTCTCGCCGGTGCGCCGCGGCGAGCAGCTGCTGATCGATGGCGGCACCTCCAACCCGCTGCCCTTCGAGCTGCTGATGGATGAGATGGACCTGGTGATCGCGGTGGACGTCTCCGGCGCCCGCCACCCGGACAGCGACCCCGAGCCCGGCATCACCGACCTGCTGTTCAAGACCTTCAGCATCATGCAGCAGTCGCTGATCCGGCAGGCGCTGGCGCATCGCCGCCCGCACCTCTATTTGAAGCCGGAGGCCGTGGGGGTGCGCCTGCTGCACTTCAACCGCATCCACGAGATCCTCGCCCAGGCCGAGCCGGTGGCCGACGACCTGCGCGACCAGCTGACGATCTGGCTGGCCATCCAGGCCGACGCCGCCATGCCCTGA
- a CDS encoding tautomerase family protein encodes MPIVTIQQFPRDLAQKRELARRITEAFEEVYGARPESVQVFFQEVDGEHWARGGVMGCDTPGD; translated from the coding sequence ATGCCCATCGTCACCATCCAGCAGTTCCCCCGCGACCTGGCGCAGAAGCGCGAGCTCGCCCGCCGCATCACCGAGGCCTTCGAGGAGGTCTACGGCGCCCGCCCGGAGTCCGTGCAGGTGTTCTTCCAGGAGGTGGACGGCGAGCACTGGGCCCGCGGCGGCGTGATGGGCTGCGACACCCCCGGGGACTGA
- a CDS encoding PA4780 family RIO1-like protein kinase: protein MKIPKRLQPLVDDGLIEAVESQLMSGKEAQVYVVRSHGERRCAKVFKEAKQRSFKQAVQYQEGRRERNSRRSRAMAKKTRYGQKEQEQAWLNAEVDALYRLAAADVRVPKPYGFIDGVLLMEMISDAEGFTAPRLDDVTLSAEQARESYAKIIRDVVKMLCAGLVHGDLSEFNVLMAADGPVIIDLPQAVDAAGNNSAEWMFERDVDNMRRYFGRFAPELLATDYGKEIWALYESGELHPESELTGCFVHDTAPVDVGDLMTVIEDVRDEEAYRRAALNRGDEPGVEEAAEEWQAAQKER, encoded by the coding sequence ATGAAGATACCCAAGCGACTGCAGCCGCTGGTGGACGACGGCCTGATCGAGGCGGTCGAGAGCCAGCTGATGAGCGGCAAGGAGGCCCAGGTCTACGTGGTGCGTTCCCACGGCGAGCGGCGCTGCGCCAAGGTCTTCAAGGAGGCCAAGCAGCGCAGCTTCAAGCAGGCCGTGCAGTACCAGGAGGGTCGCCGCGAGCGCAACAGCCGGCGCTCCCGGGCCATGGCCAAGAAGACCCGCTACGGCCAGAAGGAGCAGGAGCAGGCCTGGCTCAACGCCGAGGTCGACGCCCTCTACCGGCTGGCCGCGGCGGACGTGCGGGTGCCCAAGCCCTATGGCTTCATCGACGGCGTGCTGCTGATGGAGATGATCTCCGACGCCGAGGGCTTCACCGCCCCGCGCCTGGACGATGTCACCCTGAGCGCCGAGCAGGCCCGCGAGTCCTACGCCAAGATCATCCGTGACGTGGTGAAGATGCTGTGTGCCGGCCTGGTGCACGGAGATCTCTCCGAGTTCAACGTGCTGATGGCCGCCGATGGCCCGGTGATCATCGACCTGCCCCAGGCAGTGGACGCCGCCGGCAACAACAGCGCCGAGTGGATGTTCGAGCGCGACGTGGACAACATGCGCCGCTACTTCGGGCGCTTCGCCCCTGAGCTTCTGGCCACCGACTACGGCAAGGAGATCTGGGCGCTCTATGAGTCGGGCGAGCTGCATCCGGAGAGCGAGCTCACCGGCTGCTTCGTCCACGACACCGCGCCGGTGGATGTGGGCGACCTGATGACGGTGATCGAGGACGTGCGCGACGAGGAGGCCTATCGCCGAGCGGCCCTCAACCGCGGCGACGAGCCCGGGGTGGAGGAGGCCGCCGAGGAGTGGCAGGCGGCCCAGAAGGAGCGCTGA
- a CDS encoding lysozyme-like domain containing protein, with protein sequence MLRTGLAAGTLGLLGGCAALAPSPPRDQSNVCEIFREQPRWYDYARESEARWGTPIATQMAFIQQESSFQSHVRPPRQRYLGFIPGPRPSSARGYAQALDPVWGEYRDEAGGTLARRSHMKHATDFIGWYNARSQRQAGISLNNPEHLYLAYHEGAGGYQRGTWRGKPAVQRAAGLVASRASRYQGQLASCEAEFQCRRFYQVGPFCR encoded by the coding sequence CTGCTGCGCACCGGCCTGGCGGCCGGCACGCTAGGCCTGCTCGGTGGCTGTGCGGCCCTGGCGCCGTCGCCGCCGCGGGACCAGAGCAACGTCTGCGAGATCTTCCGCGAACAGCCGCGCTGGTACGACTACGCCCGGGAGTCCGAGGCGCGCTGGGGGACCCCCATCGCCACCCAGATGGCCTTCATCCAGCAGGAGTCCTCGTTCCAGAGCCATGTGCGCCCGCCGCGCCAGCGCTACCTGGGCTTCATCCCGGGGCCGCGCCCCTCCTCGGCGCGGGGCTATGCCCAGGCCCTGGACCCGGTATGGGGGGAGTATCGCGACGAGGCCGGCGGCACCCTGGCCCGGCGCAGCCACATGAAGCATGCCACCGACTTCATCGGCTGGTACAACGCGCGCAGCCAGCGGCAGGCCGGTATCTCGCTGAACAACCCCGAGCACCTCTACCTGGCCTATCACGAGGGGGCCGGTGGCTATCAGCGCGGCACCTGGCGCGGCAAGCCCGCGGTGCAGCGGGCGGCCGGCCTGGTGGCGAGCCGGGCCAGCCGCTACCAGGGGCAGCTGGCCAGCTGCGAGGCGGAGTTCCAGTGCCGGCGCTTCTACCAGGTCGGGCCCTTCTGCCGCTGA
- a CDS encoding HIT family protein: MASIFTRIMQGEIPGHFVHEDEQCVVIMTIQPMKPGHVLVIPREEVDHWDDLPEALYVHLMGVSRRVAKAIKRAFPCRRVGMLVVGLEVPHVHIHLTPLDEMSDIQVVDLPMADPADLAAAAETLRAALG, from the coding sequence ATGGCGAGCATCTTCACCCGTATCATGCAGGGAGAGATCCCGGGCCACTTCGTCCACGAGGACGAGCAATGCGTGGTCATCATGACCATCCAGCCGATGAAGCCCGGCCATGTGCTGGTGATCCCCCGCGAGGAGGTCGACCACTGGGATGACCTTCCCGAAGCGCTCTACGTGCATCTGATGGGCGTCTCCCGGCGAGTCGCCAAGGCGATCAAGCGGGCCTTTCCCTGCCGGCGGGTCGGCATGCTGGTGGTGGGCCTCGAGGTGCCCCACGTGCATATCCACCTGACCCCGCTCGACGAGATGAGCGACATCCAGGTCGTCGACCTGCCCATGGCCGACCCGGCCGACCTGGCGGCGGCCGCCGAGACGCTGCGTGCGGCCCTTGGCTAG